A single region of the Drosophila miranda strain MSH22 chromosome 2, D.miranda_PacBio2.1, whole genome shotgun sequence genome encodes:
- the LOC108156932 gene encoding uncharacterized protein LOC108156932: MYMDQMNIKMEELSQVPMDHVLKLPALAPKGRGRPRASYAQTGEFDVGLIREFRSRPVLYDRSSKRYKDKPYVAQQWLQISHKLGYDVSVLKERMLNLRNRYNIEKRRIESGGLSAQYSQWPQFESLHFLANHIRSRRSFKNTSKAGDETYEAEGGMSDSNGPVMSIKDEIDEDEFDHEQTMPVTTVLTIPITSSDDSSYPKRSDRQLMSGNSATNGRSYSLPSRQQELVISKVTAAAKRQAPEEKEVEQVEEEPTAKRRANESRTYPPTVPTPPELSASTTSNAYAKFHGFGEFMAHSLSELPLPTALLLVQKFTRELVQSTIGSQKVIPTEEAVHCSESEVED, encoded by the exons ATGTATATGGATCAAATGAACATCAAAATGGAAGAACTTTCGCAGGTGCCAATGGATCACGTCTTGAAGCTTCCAGCTTTGGCGCCAAAGGGTCGTGGACGGCCTCGCGCCTCGTATGCCCAGACGGGGGAATTCGATGTTGGCCTAATCCGTGAGTTTCGCTCTCGGCCTGTCCTGTACGACCGCTCGTCCAAACGCTACAAGGACAAACCGTACGTGGCCCAACAATGGCTGCAAATCTCGCACAAGCTCGGCTACGATG TTTCCGTTCTGAAGGAGCGTATGCTGAACTTGCGGAACCGCTACAACATTGAGAAGCGTCGCATCGAGAGTGGTGGCCTGAGCGCGCAGTACTCGCAATGGCCACAGTTCGAGAGCCTTCACTTCCTGGCCAATCACATCCGTAGCCGACGCAGCTTTAAGAACACGTCCAAGGCAGGCGATGAGACCTACGAGGCGGAGGGGGGCATGAGCGACAGTAATGGGCCGGTTATGAGCATCAAGGATGAGATTGATGAGGATGAGTTTGACCACGAGCAAACGATGCCAGTGACCACAGTGCTGAC CATTCCGATCACCTCATCGGATGATAGCAGCTATCCAAAAAGGAGCGACCGGCAGTTGATGAGTGGCAACAGTGCCACCAATGGCAGGAGCTACAGCTTACCGAGCCGCCAGCAGGAGCTTGTCATCAGTAAAGTCACCGCAGCCGCCAAACGTCAAGCTCCCGAAGAGAAGGAAGTCGagcaggtggaggaggagcCAACAGCCAAGCGGAGAGCAAATGAGTCGAGAACCTACCCCCCGACAGTGCCTACACCCCCTGAATTATCAGCATCCACGACTTCCAATGCGTATGCGAAGTTCCATGGCTTCGGCGAGTTCATGGCCCACTCCCTCTCCGAATTGCCGCTACCTACTGCCTTGCTTTTGGTACAGAAGTTCACCCGCGAGCTCGTTCAAAGCACGATCGGTAGTCAGAAGGTGATTCCCACGGAAGAGGCCGTTCATTGCAGTGAATCAGAAGTCGAAGACTAG